One genomic segment of Pseudomonadota bacterium includes these proteins:
- a CDS encoding DUF3854 domain-containing protein translates to MIKEYSYFLNGYNPNADTLAKQALEDMQASGLSPETLEAAGIRLFSGNSDELKKRLGFVSINSNSILKTSILIEFPFFDQTGNIAFYEYKPFPSIDGRKYLHPLGTPAYPYISLYVWQVADKTSKPVWVTEGTKKALKLLQHGRKCISLSGVWNFRAGKDSEEIESKSFWRELETFSWKGRTVYIAFDSDLWTNSQVRHALYELAFKLIAKGAIIRFPQWHEEKGIDDHLADTEDVGKELHLLEGKALPIDKFITFDHKDEIIRALSEAHDMDDLSRESLINTVAKKFNIRPKRLSFEIMKRTKSEKAEGYTENEKQAAITLLSDPALIQNFLKVCHKRYIGREKTLILVKLATLTRHLNKGLSIVLSGSSSSGKSELIGTVLKTVDPKAVENFSRTSAQYLEYRTDDLAHKIIVYHELNGVGQTAQTIRTALTEGELVLGTVQKNAHGTMSGEKIEKDTRGLVILSTHTGYKIDYELSTRVLMQEITHDEGLARQVYSLKAGSGSVDCSEDFNIWQVADSLIEPKDVEIPYINALAELFPTKDERYMRDFDKVVSLVKASALFYCYQREQTQDGTIIANENDYKLVYSLSDAFTQSSLFVGKPVIEILQKVESIKECTRDDLLKSFSYSEKTLTRYISQAVGAGCLEIEGRGKKQKLKVLEIPEPVSILPKPEDIFKKNTPLSCVRLSNLEEAIDNIGSKSDTGFCPIISNMSKRDNKPLNMEQSDKSDKGGCPIETGDNKGSTPLWTNGQQKESEIFSDVDFMPETDEIPEVELYA, encoded by the coding sequence ATGATAAAAGAATACTCTTATTTCTTGAATGGCTACAATCCGAATGCAGATACACTTGCGAAGCAGGCGCTTGAGGACATGCAGGCGTCCGGATTATCACCGGAAACATTGGAGGCGGCAGGCATTCGACTATTTTCAGGTAATAGCGACGAACTTAAAAAAAGACTTGGCTTTGTGAGTATCAATAGCAATTCCATTTTAAAAACCAGTATCCTTATTGAATTCCCTTTTTTCGATCAGACCGGCAATATTGCATTTTATGAATACAAACCATTTCCGTCTATTGATGGTAGGAAATATCTTCACCCACTGGGCACTCCAGCTTATCCATATATTTCTTTGTATGTTTGGCAGGTTGCCGACAAAACAAGTAAGCCTGTATGGGTCACTGAGGGGACAAAGAAAGCCTTGAAATTGTTACAGCATGGCCGTAAATGCATCTCTTTATCCGGCGTGTGGAATTTCCGAGCAGGCAAAGACAGCGAAGAAATAGAAAGCAAATCTTTCTGGCGTGAACTTGAAACCTTTTCATGGAAAGGCAGGACAGTTTATATTGCCTTTGATTCAGACCTTTGGACGAATTCACAAGTAAGACATGCCCTTTATGAGTTGGCCTTTAAGCTTATAGCAAAAGGCGCAATTATCCGATTTCCACAATGGCATGAAGAAAAAGGAATAGACGATCATCTTGCAGATACGGAGGATGTCGGAAAGGAACTGCATCTCCTTGAAGGTAAGGCATTGCCTATCGATAAATTTATTACCTTTGACCACAAGGATGAAATTATCAGGGCGTTATCAGAAGCACATGATATGGACGATCTATCAAGAGAAAGTCTTATCAACACTGTAGCAAAAAAGTTTAATATCAGGCCGAAACGACTATCTTTTGAAATTATGAAAAGAACTAAATCCGAAAAGGCTGAGGGATATACCGAGAATGAAAAGCAGGCAGCTATAACACTGTTAAGCGATCCGGCACTGATTCAGAACTTTCTTAAAGTATGCCATAAACGATACATAGGACGGGAAAAGACATTGATCCTTGTCAAACTTGCAACATTGACCAGGCACCTCAATAAGGGTTTAAGCATTGTCCTGTCAGGTAGTTCATCAAGCGGTAAGTCTGAATTGATAGGAACGGTATTGAAGACCGTTGACCCGAAGGCAGTGGAAAACTTTTCCAGAACGTCGGCACAATATCTGGAATATAGAACAGATGATCTTGCACATAAGATTATTGTCTACCATGAACTTAATGGAGTAGGCCAGACAGCTCAAACCATAAGAACGGCGTTAACTGAGGGCGAGCTTGTGTTGGGAACAGTTCAAAAAAATGCCCATGGGACTATGAGCGGCGAAAAGATAGAAAAAGATACCAGGGGGCTGGTAATCCTCTCTACACATACCGGCTATAAAATTGACTATGAATTAAGTACAAGGGTCTTAATGCAAGAGATTACACATGATGAAGGTTTGGCAAGGCAGGTATATAGCCTTAAGGCTGGGAGTGGTTCTGTTGATTGTAGCGAAGATTTCAACATATGGCAGGTTGCAGATTCACTTATTGAACCGAAAGACGTGGAAATTCCATATATTAATGCCCTTGCAGAACTATTTCCAACTAAGGATGAGCGTTATATGAGGGACTTTGACAAGGTTGTATCATTAGTTAAAGCGTCGGCATTATTTTATTGTTATCAGCGGGAACAGACTCAGGACGGCACAATAATAGCCAATGAAAACGATTATAAGCTTGTTTATTCTCTATCGGATGCCTTTACGCAATCCTCATTGTTTGTGGGCAAACCTGTTATCGAAATCCTCCAGAAGGTTGAATCAATTAAAGAATGCACCCGTGATGATCTTCTAAAATCTTTTTCTTATTCTGAAAAAACATTAACACGGTACATAAGCCAGGCAGTAGGGGCTGGTTGTCTTGAAATAGAAGGCAGGGGTAAAAAACAGAAGCTGAAAGTCCTGGAAATTCCCGAACCTGTTTCGATATTGCCAAAGCCGGAAGATATTTTCAAAAAAAATACTCCCTTATCCTGTGTCCGATTGTCCAATTTAGAAGAAGCCATTGATAATATTGGCTCAAAATCGGACACAGGCTTTTGTCCGATAATATCCAATATGTCCAAAAGGGACAACAAACCCTTAAATATGGAACAATCGGACAAATCGGACAAAGGGGGTTGTCCAATAGAAACAGGTGACAATAAAGGTTCTACACCTCTTTGGACAAATGGACAACAAAAAGAAAGTGAAATATTTTCTGATGTAGATTTCATGCCCGAAACAGACGAAATCCCGGAGGTGGAGCTTTATGCTTAA
- a CDS encoding helix-turn-helix domain-containing protein has protein sequence MHKNKQAITAEQAAEVYGLSKGTLANMRFAKKGPKFYKVGRKILYKVTDLEAWLYQNPVQTLDSRNDR, from the coding sequence ATGCATAAAAACAAACAGGCAATTACCGCAGAACAGGCAGCAGAGGTTTACGGTTTATCGAAGGGTACTCTTGCAAATATGCGTTTTGCAAAGAAGGGGCCAAAGTTTTATAAGGTAGGTAGAAAAATATTATACAAGGTTACCGATCTGGAGGCCTGGTTATATCAGAACCCAGTGCAGACGTTAGACTCTCGCAACGATAGGTAA